Proteins encoded within one genomic window of Tamandua tetradactyla isolate mTamTet1 chromosome 11, mTamTet1.pri, whole genome shotgun sequence:
- the OR1M1 gene encoding olfactory receptor 1M1, which translates to METKNQTITSEFILLGLAEKSEQETLLFALFFCMYVVIAGGNLLIILAISYDLHLHTPMYFFLANLSLVDFCLASNTIPQMLVNIQTRSKSISYPCCLTQMYFFHFFGIMDSVLIAVMAYDRFVAICHPLHYTTIMSPRLCSLLVGGPWVFSCFVSLTHILLMARLDFCGNNEIPHYFCDLTPLLRLSCIDTSVNTIFVFIVAGMVIATPFICILASYARIIMAIVKVPSAGGRKKAFSTCSSHLSVVALFYGTTIAVYLCPSSVRTAVKEKASAVMYTVVTPMLNPFIYSLRNRDLKGALKHLVSRKTTSSS; encoded by the coding sequence ATGGAAACGAAGAACCAAACCATCACATCTGAATTCATCCTTCTAGGACTTGCAGAGAAATCAGAGCAGGAAACTCTCCTCTTTGCTCTGTTCTTCTGCATGTACGTGGTCATAGCTGGGGGAAACCTGCTGATCATCTTGGCCATCAGCTATGACCTGCACCTCCACACCCCTATGTACTTCTTCCTGGCTAACCTCTCCTTGGTGGATTTCTGCCTGGCCTCCAACACCATCCCCCAGATGTTGGTGAACATCCAAACCAGGAGCAAGTCCATCTCTTATCCTTGCTGCTTGACACAAATgtactttttccatttctttggcaTCATGGACAGTGTCTTAATTGCTGTGATGGCTTATGACCGGTTTGTGGCCATATGCCACCCCTTACACTATACCACCATCATGAGCCCACGCCTCTGCAGTCTGCTGGTCGGTGGCCCGTGGGTGTTTTCCTGCTTCGTCTCTCTCACGCACATCCTACTGATGGCCCGCCTGGATTTCTGTGGCAACAATGAGATTCCTCACTACTTCTGTGACCTCACGCCTCTTCTCCGGCTTTCTTGCATAGACACCTCCGTGAACACGATCTTCGTGTTCATTGTGGCGGGGATGGTCATTGCCACCCCTTTCATTTGCATCCTGGCCTCCTACGCTCGCATTATCATGGCCATCGTGAAGGTGCCTTCCGCAGGTGGCAGGAAGAAAGCCTTTTCCACCTGCAGTTCCCACCTCTCTGTGGTTGCGCTCTTCTATGGCACCACCATTGCCGTCTACCTGTGTCCTTCATCTGTCCGCACAGCTGTGAAGGAGAAAGCTTCTGCTGTAATGTACACTGTGGTCACTCCAATGCTGAACCCCTTTATTTACAGTTTGAGGAACAGGGACTTGAAAGGGGCCTTGAAGCATCTTGTCAGCAGAAAAACCACCTCATCTTCCTGA